The Acetivibrio saccincola genome window below encodes:
- a CDS encoding S-layer homology domain-containing protein yields the protein MGTKITKIISYLLIISMIMTGLAHAAEGLNSSNRIGTYGENFYSGDVQNTSNANVSNTNISGESQSFPDIKNHWCQDTIEKFLRKNWVAGYDDGLFRPDSFVTRAEFTAMVVNIFKKDVDIKEPGFSDVNKDDWFYDAVSYAFSEGLIIGYEDGTFKPMENMYRQDSAVLVANLFNIEFFEKGVDIIFEDEDTFSEYAYQSIKNLASHGIVKGYPDRTFRPFNLITRAEAVKMLDVVTNFIEVPEPDDLPLVPPETPSPTATPEPTATPTPVSSSTPTSTSSKGGSTGGSKSTPKPSPTHTPAPTSTPTETPIETPTPTVTPTSTPTATPTSTPTATPTSTPTTTPTPTPAVTPTVTPTVTPTPTPGTLQLNIGKVEGEINEEITIPVSFKGASKSGVQSCDFILSFDPDVLEVQEVIAGNIIDYTASSFGSTINREEGTIRFVFSDDTGSGSIKVDGEFANIKALINETENIGFSPVELVKEEFIDANLNIMIVTFNNGGVNVKAPEPTPEPTIEPEPTSDITGDFTRPVVEIKTSADVLNVDDEVTITLNAYDDVGVVEKIVEINDVPVKLNESNETKYTSDSPGVFKIVAYAYDEAGNEGYSSKEIRFIEEGDTTPPTVEFISPEPDTKLTMPTEIIGTASDENLTMYKLEYSIKGENNYIEISRGTKSVENDVLGVIDPTLMRNGIYDVRLTAEDKSGNISTITTTYQIDGEAKVGNFSLAFTDLELPMAGIPIVINRSYDSRNKDKGDFGIGWTLGIQDIKISSNYPLGKHWKFVTSQGPLGLPNYNLVDSKRHIITVTYSDGRTDEFYVKCTPDNQVLTPLLETTVSFVPKDGTYSKLISLDDNNCFIMSGSTGYELLGGNFNLYDPVNFKLVTQDGTEYIINKNTGVKSITEPNGNTITFEKDGIIHSAGKSVTFTRDSEGRITEITDPMGNSIKYEYDAYGDLVAVTDQEGNVTRFTYNSSHGLVDIIDPRGIKPARNEYDDNGRLIAHVDINGNRIEYDRDIENRQEIIKDRLGNITVYEYDDDGNILTTIDALGNKTSFSYDDKGNKISEVDALGNETKYTYDAYGNMLTRTDALGNTISYTYDSKGRVLSYTDAEGNISIYTYDSKGNRISESKNGKETVYKYDSRGNLISETDPEGNTKSYKYDSMGNKISETDANGNEVLYKYNSNGCMTSKTEIDKVTGKEIKTEYIYDSMNRLIGMIDGNGKSIRIEYNAAGQQSALIDKTGNRTEYEYDAFGNLILVRYADGTTEKSTYDAEGRETSSTDRLGRTTRYEYDKLGRLIKTINPDGSCVENEYDPLGRIISVKDERGNVTKYKYDEVGNTTEVIDALGNVTKYEYDKNGNRTKMIDANGNVITFEYDSDNNPVRTIFPDGTYTSYEYNSIGQKISERDQAGLITVYEYDAAGRVTKVIDPLGNETCFEYDAKGNRISQTDANGNKVRFEYDKIGNVTKQILPLGYEEVITYDDEGKVTSKTDFNGSKIEFEYDVDGNLIKKTYPDGKSEVYTYTLSGQRESVTDERGTTYYEYDLMDRLIKQINPDGTQITYTYDKAGNCTSVTVPSGTTYYTYDELNRLKSVTDPDGNTTTYTYDAIGNRKSVTYPNKTTTEYEYDYLSRLISLLNRNEAGEIISSYKYTLGPAGNRIRTEENNGRVIKYTYDDTYKLIKEEIENPDGDKTIIEYTYDAVGNRLSKSVNGVVTEYTYDENNRLITEGQTVYTYDKNGNTLSKKTNTGEEVTYTYDYNNRLTKVNITGAKDASTVEYAYDVDGIRVQKVVDGTNITNYLVDENRLYAQVLEERDGEGNLTVSYIYGDDLISQKRGDSFSYYHYDGIGSTRALTDIHGNITDTYTYDSFGMLTSRTGTTENDYLFTGEQYDANVNFYYLRARYMNPALGRFLTMDSWGGIITDPITLHKYLYADCDPVNKIDPSGHFSILGTLALVTYTVSIAAIALPVFAGIYLTIVNKVSVLDYISALCSEDVWIEAAIGIGMGAVLGLGIKAIAKKLACEVVAFIGVIMSLWSLYQSIDLSINMIKGGVSREQVARYLAVLTATIILTTLIGKVCFTEDTLIKTEDGYKEIKDIEVGDLVYSEDPLTGEKGLKRVTNVFVNETSVLVRIYVEDEEIETTPTHPFWVIGKGWVAAGDIEAGDKVYLYSGEGKEVKEVRFEYLDTPIKVYNFEVEDWHTYFVSEQDVFVHNSCKGKGTPKTTKLYRVMSEGEYESLMSNRQFTEYDRAMDSKWFATNTKDAVEWGKAFYPDGNYKIVEIEVPTDSLRQMYFVEKLDNIGPAYCAERDLINSIIQSIKEVLR from the coding sequence ATGGGAACTAAAATAACAAAAATCATTTCTTATTTGCTTATTATTTCAATGATAATGACAGGATTGGCTCACGCCGCTGAAGGATTAAATTCATCAAATAGAATTGGTACTTATGGAGAAAATTTTTATAGTGGGGATGTGCAAAACACATCTAATGCTAATGTTAGCAATACTAATATCAGTGGGGAAAGTCAAAGTTTTCCCGATATAAAAAATCACTGGTGCCAGGACACCATAGAGAAATTTTTAAGAAAAAACTGGGTTGCAGGCTATGATGACGGCCTGTTCAGACCGGACAGTTTTGTGACCAGGGCTGAGTTTACTGCCATGGTGGTAAACATATTTAAAAAAGATGTTGATATAAAAGAACCTGGTTTTAGTGATGTAAATAAAGATGATTGGTTTTATGATGCAGTGTCTTATGCTTTTAGTGAAGGTTTAATTATCGGCTATGAAGACGGGACTTTTAAACCTATGGAAAATATGTACAGGCAAGACTCTGCTGTACTGGTAGCCAATCTTTTTAATATAGAATTTTTTGAAAAGGGTGTAGATATAATATTTGAAGATGAAGATACCTTTTCTGAGTATGCTTACCAAAGCATAAAAAATCTTGCATCTCACGGAATAGTTAAAGGATATCCGGACAGGACTTTCAGGCCTTTTAATTTAATAACCAGGGCAGAAGCGGTAAAGATGCTTGATGTGGTGACAAACTTTATTGAGGTTCCGGAGCCTGATGATTTGCCATTGGTTCCACCGGAGACTCCAAGTCCAACGGCGACACCGGAACCAACAGCTACACCTACTCCGGTATCAAGCTCTACACCAACTTCAACTTCTTCTAAAGGTGGAAGTACAGGAGGAAGTAAGTCAACGCCAAAACCATCACCAACCCATACTCCGGCTCCAACATCAACACCTACGGAAACACCAATAGAGACACCAACACCAACAGTGACACCGACGTCAACACCGACTGCAACACCGACGTCAACACCGACTGCAACACCGACGTCAACACCAACGACTACTCCAACGCCAACACCGGCTGTAACACCGACTGTAACACCGACTGTAACACCGACTCCAACACCGGGTACTTTGCAACTGAATATAGGAAAAGTTGAAGGAGAAATAAATGAAGAGATAACAATTCCTGTATCTTTTAAAGGTGCTTCAAAAAGCGGAGTACAAAGCTGTGATTTTATATTGTCCTTTGACCCTGATGTTTTAGAAGTACAAGAGGTTATTGCAGGAAATATAATTGATTATACTGCTTCAAGTTTTGGTTCAACTATTAACAGAGAAGAGGGAACTATAAGGTTTGTATTTTCAGATGATACAGGATCAGGATCTATAAAAGTAGACGGAGAGTTTGCGAATATAAAGGCATTAATAAATGAGACTGAAAATATTGGATTCAGTCCAGTAGAGTTAGTTAAAGAAGAGTTTATAGATGCCAACTTAAATATAATGATTGTTACGTTTAATAATGGCGGTGTAAATGTAAAAGCTCCGGAACCGACACCGGAACCTACTATAGAACCGGAACCAACATCAGATATAACAGGTGATTTTACGAGACCTGTTGTAGAAATAAAGACAAGTGCAGATGTTTTAAATGTTGATGATGAAGTTACCATTACGCTGAATGCATATGATGATGTTGGAGTAGTGGAAAAAATAGTAGAAATAAATGATGTTCCTGTTAAATTAAATGAATCTAATGAGACAAAATACACATCAGATTCCCCAGGTGTATTTAAGATAGTTGCCTATGCATATGATGAGGCAGGAAACGAAGGATATTCAAGCAAAGAGATAAGATTTATAGAAGAAGGGGACACAACGCCTCCGACGGTTGAATTTATATCCCCTGAACCTGATACAAAGCTTACCATGCCTACAGAAATTATAGGTACTGCCAGCGATGAAAATCTTACTATGTATAAACTTGAGTATTCAATAAAAGGTGAAAACAATTATATAGAGATTTCAAGGGGAACTAAGTCAGTAGAAAACGATGTTCTTGGTGTAATAGATCCTACACTAATGAGAAACGGTATTTATGATGTAAGGCTTACTGCTGAGGATAAGAGTGGAAATATTTCAACAATAACTACAACCTATCAAATTGATGGGGAAGCAAAAGTGGGTAATTTCTCCTTAGCTTTTACAGACCTTGAATTGCCAATGGCGGGAATACCTATAGTTATAAACAGAAGTTATGACAGCAGAAATAAAGATAAAGGTGACTTTGGAATTGGTTGGACATTAGGAATACAGGATATAAAAATAAGTTCAAATTATCCTTTAGGAAAACACTGGAAATTTGTAACTTCTCAAGGACCCCTAGGGCTTCCTAATTATAATCTAGTTGATTCAAAAAGGCATATAATTACCGTAACTTATAGTGATGGCAGAACAGATGAATTTTATGTGAAGTGTACTCCAGACAATCAAGTATTAACACCATTGTTAGAGACAACGGTATCGTTTGTTCCAAAGGATGGAACATATTCAAAACTGATTTCATTGGATGATAATAATTGCTTCATAATGTCAGGCAGTACAGGGTATGAACTGCTAGGTGGGAATTTTAACCTATATGATCCTGTAAACTTTAAGCTTGTTACCCAAGACGGGACTGAATATATAATAAACAAGAATACCGGGGTAAAGAGCATAACCGAGCCGAACGGGAATACAATAACTTTTGAAAAAGACGGTATTATTCACTCAGCAGGAAAAAGTGTTACATTTACACGTGACAGCGAAGGCCGGATTACAGAGATAACCGACCCAATGGGGAACAGCATAAAATATGAGTATGATGCCTATGGTGATCTTGTTGCTGTAACCGACCAAGAAGGCAATGTTACCAGATTTACATACAATTCAAGCCACGGCTTGGTTGATATAATTGACCCAAGGGGAATTAAACCTGCAAGAAATGAGTATGACGATAACGGCAGGTTAATTGCCCATGTGGATATAAATGGAAATAGGATAGAATATGACAGGGATATTGAAAACAGACAGGAGATAATAAAAGACAGGCTTGGAAATATAACAGTATACGAATATGATGACGATGGCAACATATTAACTACAATTGATGCTCTTGGAAACAAAACTTCATTTTCTTATGATGACAAAGGAAACAAAATTTCAGAAGTTGACGCCTTAGGAAATGAAACAAAGTATACCTATGACGCTTATGGCAATATGTTGACCCGGACAGATGCTTTAGGAAACACAATTTCCTATACATATGACAGCAAGGGAAGGGTTTTAAGCTATACAGACGCTGAAGGAAACATATCAATCTATACATATGATTCAAAGGGGAACCGGATTTCAGAAAGTAAAAACGGTAAAGAAACCGTTTACAAGTACGACAGCAGAGGTAATTTAATTTCAGAAACAGACCCTGAAGGCAATACGAAGAGTTATAAATATGATTCAATGGGAAATAAAATTTCCGAAACGGATGCCAACGGAAATGAAGTTTTATACAAATATAACAGTAATGGTTGTATGACGTCAAAAACAGAGATTGACAAAGTTACCGGAAAAGAAATTAAGACAGAATATATTTATGACTCAATGAACCGGCTTATAGGAATGATTGACGGCAACGGAAAAAGTATAAGAATTGAGTACAATGCGGCAGGACAGCAATCAGCCCTTATTGATAAAACCGGCAACAGAACGGAATATGAGTATGATGCCTTTGGAAATCTTATACTTGTTAGATATGCTGACGGTACCACTGAAAAGTCTACTTATGATGCAGAAGGAAGAGAGACTTCATCAACGGACAGATTGGGCAGAACCACAAGGTATGAGTATGATAAACTGGGAAGGTTGATAAAGACTATAAACCCTGACGGTTCTTGTGTTGAAAATGAATATGACCCGTTAGGCAGGATAATATCCGTAAAAGATGAGCGGGGAAATGTAACAAAATATAAGTATGATGAAGTTGGCAATACAACTGAAGTTATTGACGCCCTTGGAAACGTGACAAAATATGAGTATGACAAAAACGGCAACAGGACAAAAATGATTGATGCCAACGGAAATGTTATTACCTTTGAATACGACAGCGACAATAACCCGGTAAGAACTATTTTCCCGGACGGCACTTATACATCTTATGAATACAACAGCATAGGTCAAAAAATATCAGAGCGGGATCAGGCAGGGTTAATTACGGTTTATGAATATGATGCAGCAGGAAGGGTTACAAAGGTTATTGACCCGTTAGGAAATGAAACCTGCTTTGAGTATGATGCTAAGGGAAATAGAATTTCCCAGACGGATGCCAATGGAAACAAAGTGAGATTTGAATATGACAAAATAGGAAATGTAACAAAGCAAATACTACCGTTAGGCTATGAAGAAGTAATCACATATGATGATGAAGGCAAGGTAACGTCAAAAACAGATTTTAACGGCAGCAAAATAGAATTTGAATACGATGTCGATGGAAACCTGATAAAGAAAACATATCCTGACGGAAAGAGTGAAGTTTACACATACACCCTTTCAGGACAAAGGGAGTCCGTTACTGATGAAAGGGGTACTACCTATTATGAATATGACCTGATGGACAGGTTAATAAAACAAATAAATCCGGATGGAACCCAAATAACGTATACATACGACAAAGCCGGCAATTGTACAAGTGTTACCGTTCCGTCAGGCACCACATATTACACATATGATGAGTTAAACAGGCTAAAGTCCGTTACAGACCCGGACGGAAACACAACTACTTATACATACGATGCCATAGGCAACAGAAAAAGCGTTACTTATCCTAATAAAACAACAACCGAATATGAATATGACTATTTAAGCAGATTGATATCCCTGCTAAACCGCAATGAAGCAGGGGAAATAATTTCATCGTATAAATATACCCTTGGTCCTGCAGGCAACAGAATCAGGACGGAAGAAAACAACGGAAGGGTAATAAAATACACATATGATGATACTTACAAATTGATTAAAGAGGAAATAGAAAACCCTGACGGAGACAAGACAATAATAGAGTATACATATGATGCAGTTGGAAACAGGCTTTCAAAATCCGTAAACGGTGTAGTAACAGAATACACATATGACGAAAACAACAGGCTTATAACTGAAGGGCAGACTGTCTATACCTATGACAAAAACGGAAACACACTGTCTAAAAAGACAAATACGGGAGAAGAAGTAACATATACATATGATTACAATAATAGGCTTACAAAAGTTAATATTACAGGAGCTAAAGACGCATCCACAGTTGAATATGCTTATGATGTGGATGGTATAAGAGTTCAAAAGGTAGTTGACGGAACGAATATAACTAATTATCTGGTTGATGAAAACAGACTGTATGCCCAGGTATTAGAAGAAAGGGACGGCGAAGGCAACTTAACAGTAAGCTATATTTACGGTGACGATTTGATAAGCCAAAAAAGAGGGGATAGTTTTAGTTATTACCACTATGACGGAATAGGAAGTACCAGGGCATTAACCGATATACATGGAAACATAACGGACACATACACATATGACTCCTTTGGAATGCTGACATCCAGGACAGGAACAACAGAAAACGACTATCTCTTTACAGGAGAGCAGTACGATGCAAATGTAAACTTCTACTATTTAAGAGCAAGGTATATGAATCCGGCATTGGGAAGATTCCTGACTATGGATTCATGGGGAGGTATTATAACTGACCCAATTACCCTGCATAAATACCTGTATGCAGATTGTGACCCGGTGAACAAAATCGACCCGTCAGGACATTTTTCGATTTTAGGAACCTTGGCACTTGTAACGTATACAGTCTCAATAGCAGCTATTGCATTACCTGTTTTTGCAGGAATATACCTTACAATAGTAAATAAAGTATCAGTGTTGGATTACATTTCGGCACTGTGTTCGGAAGATGTATGGATAGAGGCGGCCATAGGTATTGGAATGGGAGCAGTATTAGGATTGGGGATTAAGGCAATAGCCAAAAAACTAGCATGTGAAGTGGTGGCATTTATAGGAGTGATTATGTCCCTGTGGAGCCTTTACCAGTCAATTGATTTAAGTATTAATATGATAAAGGGAGGGGTATCACGGGAGCAGGTAGCCAGATACCTGGCAGTACTTACGGCAACGATAATACTGACTACATTAATAGGAAAGGTATGTTTCACTGAGGATACCCTGATTAAGACGGAGGACGGCTATAAAGAAATCAAAGATATAGAGGTAGGGGATTTAGTTTACTCAGAAGACCCGCTGACAGGAGAAAAAGGACTAAAGAGAGTAACCAATGTATTTGTAAATGAAACCAGCGTTTTAGTAAGAATTTATGTAGAAGATGAAGAAATAGAGACAACACCGACCCATCCGTTTTGGGTAATAGGAAAAGGCTGGGTAGCAGCAGGTGACATAGAAGCAGGAGATAAGGTATACTTATATTCAGGAGAAGGAAAAGAAGTAAAGGAAGTAAGATTTGAGTACTTAGATACACCAATAAAGGTATATAACTTTGAAGTTGAAGACTGGCATACATACTTTGTATCAGAGCAGGATGTATTTGTACATAATAGTTGTAAGGGTAAGGGAACGCCTAAGACTACAAAGCTTTATAGGGTGATGAGTGAAGGGGAATACGAATCTTTAATGAGTAATAGACAGTTTACTGAATATGATAGAGCTATGGATTCCAAATGGTTTGCAACCAATACTAAAGACGCAGTCGAATGGGGCAAAGCATTCTATCCTGATGGAAATTACAAAATAGTAGAAATTGAAGTTCCTACAGACTCTCTAAGGCAAATGTACTTCGTTGAAAAACTAGACAATATTGGACCGGCATATTGTGCTGAACGAGATCTTATTAATAGTATCATCCAATCTATTAAGGAGGTATTACGATAA